CCGTGTCCAGCAGCGCCTCGGGGTGGTAGCAGGTCCAGTTGTGGGGCCAGTCGGCCAAGGTGGGGCGTCCCCGTCGCCGCGTCTCCTCCAGGAAGAGGTAGAGGTCACACGTGCAGTGGTAGGGGTTGTTGCCGGCCGCCAGGCTAACGAGCCGCGGCATGTTGACGAAGGAGCCGCGGTTGATGACGCCAAAGGAGTTGCCGTCGATGGCCAGCACCTGCAAAGGGGGGCACCTCCACTCGGAGGGGATGAACTTGATCTTGTTGCCGCTCaaccgcagctcccgcagccgggGACTTCGGGTGAAGTAATCCATGTCCAAGCGGTCGAGCTGGGAGTAGGAGAGGTCCAGGTACTCGAGGGTGGTGGGCAGGCACCCGAAGGTGCCCACCGTCACCTGGTTGTGGTGCAGGGCCAGCCAACGCAAGGTGGGGCTCCACTGACACGTCTCCTGCAGGCTGCCCAAGCGATTGTGGCTGGCGTCGAGGCGGGCGAGCCGAGGCCAGGTCCGCGTCAAGGCGGCCACCACGGCTAGGCTCAGGAGCTGGTTGGTGGCCAAGACGAAGCTCTCCAGCTTGGGCATGACGCCCTGGTAGTGGCAACGCTGGTTGTAGATATAACCATCTTCCAGGCGGTTGCCGGAGATGTCCAAGGCCTCCACGTTGCGCATCTCGCCCCAAGCGTCGCAGGGGACGTAGTTGAAGTTGACGTTGATGATGGAGAGGGCGGCCACGCCGCTCAGCCAGGTGAAGGTCCAGTCGAAACGCAGGATGTCGGGGTTGCTGATGTCCTGCAGCAAGAGGCGGTCGAGCCGTGGGGCGGCTGCCCCCACGCCGGAGCTGTTCTGCCGCGGCGAGCGGGCGAAGTCGACGGCCAGCAGCGCCAAGTCGCGGACGCGGGAGCGCTGGACGTTGAGCAGGGCCAAGCGGAGGAGGTTCTCGCTGAACTTGCCCCGGTAGAAGACCAGCTTGGTGATCTGCAACTCGGCCAAGCCGGCGAAGGGATCGGCGGCGCCGCTGTAGTAGGTGAACTCAAAGAGGTTCCGGAAGCGCAGGTAGCGGAGGGGTTTGCCGCGCAGGTCCCGCAGCATCGCCGGCAGAGCCGCCGCGCTCTCGTCCAAGGCCATGTCACACCACAGCTCCGTGGTGTTGAGCCAGGAGAAAGCCCCGGCTTCATACCGCCGCAGGCTGGAGGCCGACTTGATGGCGAACTTCTGCAGCGCCGTGTCCTTCAAGATGGCCAGGTCCTCCCGGGAGATGTCCCGCAGCAGCGGCCCCCCCAGCGACAGCTCCCGCAGCTGCCGCAGCCCGCCGAAGGCGCCGTCCAACGCCGCGCTGCCGTAGAGGTTGTTGGACATGTCCAACCAACGGAGGTTGACCAACGGTCGCAACGCCGGCGCCGGGATGCGGCCGAGGGAGTTGTTGAAGAGCTGGAGGTGCTCCAAGAGGAGGTTGGAGAGGAAGGCGTCGGGCGCGATGCGGGAGATGTTGTTGTAGCCCAGATCCAAGCGCCGGAGCTGGGTCATGCCGGCGAAGTCGCGCGCCGTGATCTCCCGTAGCTTGTTGTAGGAGAGGTCGAGGCTGCGCAGGCCGCCGGGGAGCCCGCGGGGCACCCGCTCCAGGTCCTGCCCCTTGCACAGCCCCGTCTCGCCGGCGGTGTCGAAGCGGCACGGCGGCCACGCCGCGTCCCCCGCCAGCGCCAGCAGCACCAGGCACCAAACCCCGCGGGCGCTGGTGGTGGCGGGGGGCTGCATGGcctccggcgcggcggcggggcggccgcggaggtgccgccggcggcgggcACGGGGACGGGGCATCCGGGCATCC
This DNA window, taken from Opisthocomus hoazin isolate bOpiHoa1 chromosome 30, bOpiHoa1.hap1, whole genome shotgun sequence, encodes the following:
- the LOC142364904 gene encoding LOW QUALITY PROTEIN: toll-like receptor 2 (The sequence of the model RefSeq protein was modified relative to this genomic sequence to represent the inferred CDS: inserted 1 base in 1 codon) → MPGCPXPRARRRRHLRGRPAAAPEAMQPPATTSARGVWCLVLLALAGDAAWPPCRFDTAGETGLCKGQDLERVPRGLPGGLRSLDLSYNKLREITARDFAGMTQLRRLDLGYNNISRIAPDAFLSNLLLEHLQLFNNSLGRIPAPALRPLVNLRWLDMSNNLYGSAALDGAFGGLRQLRELSLGGPLLRDISREDLAILKDTALQKFAIKSASSLRRYEAGAFSWLNTTELWCDMALDESAAALPAMLRDLRGKPLRYLRFRNLFEFTYYSGAADPFAGLAELQITKLVFYRGKFSENLLRLALLNVQRSRVRDLALLAVDFARSPRQNSSGVGAAAPRLDRLLLQDISNPDILRFDWTFTWLSGVAALSIINVNFNYVPCDAWGEMRNVEALDISGNRLEDGYIYNQRCHYQGVMPKLESFVLATNQLLSLAVVAALTRTWPRLARLDASHNRLGSLQETCQWSPTLRWLALHHNQVTVGTFGCLPTTLEYLDLSYSQLDRLDMDYFTRSPRLRELRLSGNKIKFIPSEWRCPPLQVLAIDGNSFGVINRGSFVNMPRLVSLAAGNNPYHCTCDLYLFLEETRRRGRPTLADWPHNWTCYHPEALLDTAVAAYAPRPLECDVPALVAVAVASTAVAVAACAALCWKLDLRRRRLGSPGAAAPAGEHHATLPALHPRAGLHAGPLDHREHRGEHREERQGHLRPLPQLHRQRVVQLRALLRPPARRGAWHRGRHLGGEGTHRRSGFAAAFCPAPEDVGHQDLPGVAPRAWQASLLLAPAPQPLGQPRRARSHSWRGGDGRGCHHVAVAAVAPCPSVAGRWPWGASACWASRPPQFPLPGAA